A region from the Leptospira venezuelensis genome encodes:
- a CDS encoding SH3 domain-containing protein: MRLRVGPSLKSEVIENLSKGDEFDILSFDKHNTLTIKQDQEVELKGIWVKIKKRKDGKEGYIFSSYIGFRLSSVGYLVYPRKGDVYEIIGVSTAGVLENHTEYSSRSVVKLKQIPKKVIILLNPDGTKFGSVGDVVSSSTKLPDCEYIIKCVTGKLYKSLPESKKYRASIGGTFSSNLALGKMNISESIDKKFQEIILKDSLIRLKSTPDLPAKFLAPNCQRHCKFFQFKAQNGNVSYIISEHSRFVGAGVKEEKIAPYFYRIDKVNGNEIENLEFYSTFSDQNDIASTIGITDINDDGLPEIWRLWHGYEWWSFSITILKDDWAIPVYAGGGGGV, from the coding sequence GTGAGACTTCGGGTCGGTCCATCCTTAAAAAGTGAAGTTATTGAAAATTTATCCAAAGGAGATGAATTTGATATTCTTTCATTCGATAAACATAATACACTTACGATTAAGCAAGACCAAGAAGTCGAGTTGAAAGGTATTTGGGTAAAAATCAAAAAGAGAAAGGATGGTAAAGAAGGGTATATCTTCAGCTCATATATAGGTTTTAGACTAAGCTCTGTTGGTTATCTAGTTTATCCCAGAAAAGGAGATGTATATGAGATAATCGGAGTTTCTACTGCTGGAGTTTTAGAAAACCATACCGAATATTCTTCGAGAAGCGTGGTAAAATTAAAACAGATTCCTAAAAAGGTGATCATTCTACTCAATCCGGACGGAACTAAATTCGGAAGTGTAGGAGATGTAGTCTCCTCTTCAACGAAATTGCCTGACTGTGAGTATATAATAAAATGTGTAACGGGCAAACTATATAAGTCTTTGCCCGAAAGTAAAAAATATCGAGCATCGATTGGAGGAACCTTTTCGAGTAATTTGGCCTTGGGCAAAATGAATATTTCTGAATCAATAGATAAGAAATTTCAGGAAATTATTCTTAAAGATAGTTTGATTCGATTGAAATCGACTCCAGATTTGCCCGCTAAATTTCTCGCCCCAAATTGTCAGAGGCATTGCAAATTTTTTCAATTCAAAGCGCAAAATGGAAACGTAAGTTATATCATTAGTGAACATTCACGCTTCGTCGGTGCTGGGGTTAAAGAAGAGAAGATCGCTCCATACTTCTATCGGATAGATAAAGTGAATGGTAATGAGATAGAAAATTTGGAATTTTATTCAACCTTTAGTGATCAGAATGATATAGCCTCTACTATTGGAATCACTGACATAAATGATGATGGTTTACCGGAAATTTGGAGATTGTGGCATGGGTACGAATGGTGGTCTTTCAGTATCACCATCTTGAAAGATGATTGGGCTATACCTGTATATGCGGGTGGCGGTGGCGGAGTGTAG
- a CDS encoding eRF1 domain 2, protein MSYSILSIDKSMAKEFVFAEDHSNSSVILHHAKPEKHDTHLDRIDGIKSEDLKHFFEEVASKLTKVDNILLTGPGMAKTQFKNHLEVHHSDLAKKIIGEIATDHPTDAELIALGKNIFKLTK, encoded by the coding sequence ATGTCTTACAGTATTTTATCAATCGATAAGTCGATGGCAAAGGAATTTGTTTTTGCAGAAGATCACTCTAATAGCTCGGTCATTTTACATCACGCAAAACCGGAGAAACATGACACACATTTAGATCGGATCGATGGTATTAAATCGGAGGATTTAAAACATTTTTTTGAAGAGGTAGCTTCCAAGTTAACCAAAGTCGATAATATACTATTAACCGGGCCAGGTATGGCGAAAACACAATTTAAAAATCATTTGGAAGTTCACCATTCTGATTTAGCCAAAAAAATAATAGGCGAAATCGCTACAGATCATCCAACCGATGCGGAACTTATCGCCCTAGGAAAAAATATTTTCAAACTCACAAAGTAA
- a CDS encoding response regulator, producing the protein MGQELDQVVDMQVLSGESGMGKILILEDSPEIALVYDHFCRKMNWDFDIASNGKEGMKKILSASKPYALYIVDLVMPELDGPSFICELKKKDPNAIIVVQSSLDEPDKIIEVMKLGVFDYLVKPVTKESFDRTITLAFQYSNLREFQAGVERSNRDVLKEQLDWLTYKESIRKSDENSLSLSTIKSLNTSFSQGSGIGAILSLLDLLKMGHQTTENGALVSNEILNLLYASQDVLRKQLGSLSTILALAGEQGKMETISVDDLVNTLTNKTATFVPFLDKKDLKIRFSSSKLKGSLKAQLDWIGIVFDELILNAMKYSKKSTFIDVYFGKIDGYFCIAIKNVVTSPQDLVDAENKEVLVTRPFFRLLPPVEEFSELERFGMGLGLTAVDMIVNKHRGIFNIHNVSDHTSTVVEPCVMSEVFFPVVSA; encoded by the coding sequence ATGGGTCAGGAGTTAGATCAAGTCGTAGATATGCAGGTTCTTTCCGGAGAATCCGGAATGGGAAAAATTCTGATATTAGAGGATTCACCGGAGATCGCATTAGTCTACGATCATTTTTGCAGAAAGATGAATTGGGATTTCGATATTGCTTCCAATGGTAAGGAGGGAATGAAGAAGATCCTTTCTGCTTCAAAACCTTATGCGTTGTACATTGTAGATTTGGTAATGCCTGAACTGGATGGGCCATCCTTTATATGTGAGCTAAAGAAGAAGGATCCAAATGCAATTATAGTAGTACAATCTTCTCTAGATGAGCCGGACAAGATAATCGAAGTGATGAAGCTAGGTGTTTTTGATTATCTTGTTAAACCTGTTACGAAGGAATCCTTTGATAGAACCATCACCTTGGCTTTTCAATATAGCAACTTGCGAGAATTTCAAGCGGGTGTAGAAAGATCGAATCGTGACGTGTTGAAAGAGCAACTTGATTGGTTAACTTATAAAGAATCCATTCGAAAGTCCGATGAAAATTCATTATCTCTTTCTACTATAAAATCTTTGAATACTTCTTTTTCTCAGGGATCCGGGATTGGAGCTATCCTATCTCTTCTGGATCTACTTAAAATGGGTCACCAGACTACTGAGAATGGCGCATTGGTAAGTAACGAAATATTAAATCTTCTTTATGCAAGCCAAGACGTTTTGAGAAAACAATTGGGAAGTTTATCCACTATACTTGCTTTGGCTGGAGAACAAGGAAAGATGGAAACAATTTCCGTCGACGATTTGGTGAATACTTTAACTAACAAAACTGCGACATTCGTTCCTTTTTTGGATAAGAAGGATTTAAAGATACGATTTTCGTCCAGCAAATTGAAAGGATCACTTAAGGCGCAATTGGATTGGATAGGTATCGTATTTGATGAGCTCATCTTGAACGCGATGAAATACTCTAAGAAATCTACTTTCATCGATGTTTATTTCGGTAAGATAGATGGATATTTCTGCATAGCTATAAAGAACGTAGTTACTTCCCCTCAAGATCTGGTGGATGCGGAAAATAAAGAAGTTTTAGTAACTCGTCCTTTCTTTCGTTTGCTTCCCCCTGTTGAGGAATTTTCCGAGTTGGAAAGGTTCGGAATGGGACTCGGTTTGACTGCCGTCGATATGATAGTGAACAAACATCGTGGAATATTTAATATTCATAATGTTTCCGATCATACTTCTACTGTGGTTGAACCTTGTGTAATGTCAGAAGTTTTCTTTCCTGTGGTATCTGCTTAA
- a CDS encoding MBL fold metallo-hydrolase has product MDRFSKKNNHGTGTATIESKNIIILPYVYFLFSLLFGCCVSTKYPNSDHFNGKRFHNPTQVEKNGIWRTLKLLSTINFEEWPEKVQNEKTNLIKNPLYKNQIGITFINHATVLIQSREINILTDPVWSERISPVSWAGTKRVREPGIQIEDLPPIDLVVISHNHYDHLDLETLKTLNEKFSPKFLVPLGDKELLQSKGISNIDEMDWWQTINIEKKAEVTFAPTQHLSARGIFDWNRSLWGSYMIRIGNRRVYFGGDAAYSLHYKEIKRRLGEPDVSLLPIGAYEPRWFMRLVHMNPLDAIQAHLDLGSKLSIGIHFGTFQQTEEALNSPVEELKKELLKAGLDLSNFIVQKEGIGQIY; this is encoded by the coding sequence GTGGATCGATTTTCTAAAAAGAATAATCATGGAACCGGCACCGCGACAATAGAATCGAAAAACATAATTATTCTTCCGTATGTATATTTTCTTTTCTCTCTCTTATTTGGATGTTGCGTGTCTACTAAATACCCGAACTCGGATCATTTCAACGGGAAACGTTTTCATAATCCAACCCAAGTGGAAAAAAACGGAATATGGAGAACTTTAAAGCTTCTATCCACGATTAATTTTGAAGAATGGCCGGAAAAGGTTCAAAATGAAAAAACAAATCTAATTAAAAATCCATTATATAAAAATCAGATCGGGATAACTTTCATTAATCATGCGACAGTATTAATCCAATCGCGTGAAATAAACATCCTTACCGATCCGGTTTGGTCCGAGAGGATCAGCCCGGTGAGTTGGGCAGGAACAAAAAGAGTGAGAGAACCAGGCATTCAGATAGAGGACCTCCCTCCGATAGATCTGGTCGTTATCAGTCATAACCATTATGATCATCTAGACTTGGAAACTTTAAAAACACTTAATGAAAAATTCTCTCCCAAGTTTCTTGTTCCGTTGGGAGACAAGGAACTACTACAATCCAAAGGAATTTCTAATATAGATGAGATGGACTGGTGGCAAACAATCAATATAGAAAAGAAAGCAGAAGTAACGTTCGCTCCTACACAACATCTTTCTGCAAGAGGTATATTCGATTGGAATCGAAGTTTATGGGGTAGCTATATGATCAGAATAGGGAATAGACGAGTATATTTTGGCGGGGATGCTGCGTATTCTTTGCACTATAAAGAAATCAAAAGACGCTTAGGAGAGCCTGATGTTTCTCTTTTACCGATCGGAGCTTATGAGCCTAGATGGTTTATGAGGTTAGTTCACATGAATCCTTTGGACGCAATTCAAGCTCATCTAGATTTAGGCTCTAAACTTTCAATTGGAATACATTTTGGAACATTTCAACAAACAGAAGAGGCATTAAACTCACCTGTTGAAGAATTAAAAAAGGAATTACTTAAAGCCGGATTGGATTTAAGTAATTTCATAGTTCAAAAAGAAGGGATAGGACAGATTTATTAA
- a CDS encoding chemotaxis protein CheW — MEVDYENLLKDYLVEARELLDMAEESILELEKDYQPEQINTLFRVIHTIKGNSAIFDFPLITGLAHSFESLLNQFRKKESKPADKEIGLFLDCIDALKEMNERRDSVPESKVSELVSRINESLKSEDQGSGEDEKPRFGLFTPPKKDKPIIPAPSKEVDGILFKDGKVLIPKSYIAKAEQEGSSLFLIKFQQKDPQDKNCSDAIEKFSGIGMVLGHGDFNGKSGSYSNGSQTKIHYAVVMYSADKESFLKLSPVSLLSASTIFKPDLKESSQVSQPIENKSTKSAADSESQVKSKEVSAEHYLKIPLQLLDHMINLAGETIIVRNQLLQKIENYDDPSLLSIVRNLSQLITSSQESVMRTRLQKLESLYKRIPRLIHDLEKTTGKQVELVLEGGEVELDKNIIDSISDPITHMIRNSVDHGIESPEERVLAGKPKKGKIHLSASLRGGNVILKVEDDGRGLNIDRIKSKAIERGLITEEEANRKSPEELSEFIFSPGFSTAHSVSSTSGRGVGMDVVKMNFQKAGGTVSVLSKQDAGTSIIASLPQTLSIINCQMVQTSGMLFAIPQQNISELILLDRKSVSYLEKKMVYQLRGHLLPLIDSGEILGLSSDRSGNESNKYIVVVHTEKHKFGMLIEEIENPEEIVVKPLSKDLAKINLYTGAAILGDGNVALILDISGISKFLKLHTNVKEELRSKTVREIGEKEHYLLFSVYKQMFGLDSRSVIRIEQVDPKCFERIMDREVIQYRGEVVELCRLDRYFNLKDEGKDTEKTMILIQTSLGKKGILVQEIHNVVGEIGSFSKNEDQSSGVIGNGIVFGQTVIVIDPIVVLKKIGKDMIRQEIISE, encoded by the coding sequence ATGGAAGTCGATTACGAAAACCTATTAAAAGATTATCTGGTAGAGGCTAGAGAACTGCTGGATATGGCTGAAGAGTCTATTCTCGAATTGGAGAAGGATTACCAACCTGAGCAAATCAATACTCTTTTTAGAGTGATCCATACTATAAAGGGTAACTCAGCCATTTTTGATTTTCCATTGATCACTGGATTAGCTCATTCATTTGAAAGTCTACTGAATCAATTCCGCAAAAAGGAATCCAAACCTGCAGATAAGGAAATCGGTCTTTTTTTGGATTGTATCGACGCTCTTAAAGAGATGAACGAGCGAAGAGATAGTGTCCCTGAATCGAAAGTTTCAGAATTGGTGTCAAGGATCAATGAAAGTCTGAAGTCGGAAGACCAAGGATCTGGAGAGGACGAAAAACCTAGATTTGGATTATTTACTCCTCCTAAAAAGGATAAACCAATCATACCTGCTCCGAGTAAGGAAGTGGATGGGATTTTGTTCAAAGATGGGAAAGTGTTAATTCCTAAAAGTTATATCGCAAAGGCGGAGCAGGAAGGTTCTTCTCTTTTTCTTATCAAGTTTCAGCAGAAGGATCCGCAAGATAAAAATTGTTCGGATGCAATAGAGAAGTTCTCCGGTATCGGCATGGTTTTGGGCCACGGGGATTTTAACGGAAAGAGTGGATCTTATTCGAACGGTTCCCAGACTAAAATACATTATGCTGTAGTAATGTATTCTGCGGATAAGGAAAGTTTTTTGAAACTTTCTCCTGTTTCTTTACTTTCGGCTTCCACAATTTTTAAGCCGGACTTAAAAGAAAGCTCGCAAGTATCTCAGCCAATTGAGAACAAATCTACTAAGTCGGCAGCCGATTCAGAGAGTCAGGTAAAATCAAAAGAGGTCTCTGCGGAGCATTATCTTAAGATTCCTCTTCAGTTATTGGATCATATGATCAATCTTGCAGGTGAGACGATCATCGTAAGAAACCAGCTACTGCAAAAGATCGAGAATTATGACGATCCTTCTTTACTATCTATAGTCCGTAATCTAAGCCAGTTGATCACATCCTCGCAAGAAAGCGTTATGCGAACTAGGCTTCAAAAGTTGGAATCATTATATAAAAGGATTCCAAGATTGATCCATGATCTAGAAAAAACCACCGGAAAGCAGGTGGAGTTGGTTTTAGAAGGAGGAGAAGTCGAACTTGATAAAAATATAATCGATTCGATCTCGGATCCGATTACGCATATGATCAGGAACTCCGTCGATCATGGAATCGAATCTCCTGAAGAACGTGTTTTGGCAGGGAAACCTAAAAAAGGGAAAATCCATTTATCCGCCTCTCTTAGAGGAGGGAACGTTATCCTTAAGGTCGAAGATGACGGTAGAGGATTGAATATCGATCGTATCAAGAGTAAGGCTATCGAAAGAGGACTTATAACAGAAGAAGAAGCAAATCGAAAATCTCCGGAAGAATTATCCGAATTTATTTTTTCTCCAGGTTTCAGCACTGCTCATTCGGTTTCCTCCACCTCTGGTCGTGGCGTAGGCATGGATGTGGTAAAGATGAATTTTCAGAAAGCAGGTGGTACGGTTTCTGTTTTGTCTAAACAAGATGCAGGGACTTCGATTATCGCTTCTCTACCTCAGACTCTTTCTATCATAAATTGCCAAATGGTTCAGACATCGGGAATGCTCTTCGCAATACCTCAACAAAATATTTCGGAGCTTATTTTACTAGATCGAAAATCCGTATCGTACTTGGAGAAAAAGATGGTGTATCAACTAAGAGGTCACCTTCTTCCTTTAATTGATAGTGGGGAAATACTCGGATTATCTTCTGATCGTTCGGGGAACGAAAGCAACAAATACATTGTGGTCGTTCATACTGAAAAACATAAATTCGGAATGTTGATAGAAGAGATCGAAAATCCGGAAGAGATCGTTGTTAAACCTCTTTCGAAGGATCTTGCTAAGATCAATCTTTACACAGGTGCAGCGATCTTAGGAGACGGAAATGTCGCGTTGATCTTAGACATTTCAGGAATCAGCAAATTCTTAAAGTTACATACGAACGTAAAAGAGGAGCTTCGCTCTAAAACTGTTCGCGAGATCGGGGAAAAGGAGCATTATCTACTGTTCTCCGTATATAAGCAAATGTTTGGATTGGATTCGAGATCCGTAATTCGGATCGAACAAGTTGATCCGAAATGTTTTGAAAGGATCATGGATAGAGAGGTTATCCAATACCGTGGAGAAGTCGTAGAACTCTGTAGACTAGATCGTTATTTCAATCTGAAAGACGAAGGAAAGGATACTGAGAAAACTATGATACTCATTCAGACTTCTTTAGGGAAGAAAGGAATTCTTGTACAAGAAATTCATAATGTTGTGGGAGAAATAGGTTCTTTCTCTAAGAACGAGGATCAATCTTCCGGCGTAATAGGTAACGGGATTGTATTTGGACAGACGGTCATCGTCATCGATCCTATCGTTGTTCTGAAAAAGATCGGAAAAGATATGATTCGTCAGGAAATTATTTCGGAGTGA
- a CDS encoding MerR family DNA-binding transcriptional regulator, producing MSKFLSISEISEITDFSPYTLRYYEKIGILRKPERIRYSFKNKLGNPECHLSNLTFL from the coding sequence ATGAGTAAATTTCTTAGCATTTCAGAAATTTCAGAGATCACAGATTTTAGCCCTTATACTCTTCGCTACTATGAAAAAATAGGGATCCTTCGCAAACCAGAAAGAATACGATACTCTTTTAAAAACAAATTAGGAAATCCAGAATGTCATCTATCAAACCTTACCTTTCTCTAA
- a CDS encoding alpha/beta fold hydrolase produces MKKKLIALAVSILLLLVLLWYATPMIFLGALLKLNRSLSGLKEKQIIAANHTIHFLEGGEGDTIVLLHGIFAEKDHWVDFARSLTGKYHVIIPDLPAFGESDRKADEVYDYAHQTERLKKLLDALRLERVHLAGSSMGGTIAALFAIGNPEQVLSVAFIGAPHGIQTTKLSQMDSLIAEGKALLVVSTSSEFEAMMKLLFAQKPFLPYPVIYAAEQGALRNSESNMRIWQEQLRDRFLLDKKISMLQQPSLVLWGEKDSIFDVSGVETLRQKMPHAQLTILDDLGHLPMMESPGKVSELYTRFLSSVPQ; encoded by the coding sequence ATGAAGAAAAAACTCATCGCACTGGCAGTATCAATTCTGCTTCTTTTGGTACTACTCTGGTATGCTACTCCCATGATCTTTCTTGGCGCGTTGCTCAAACTAAACCGTTCACTCTCAGGTCTCAAGGAAAAGCAAATCATTGCAGCAAATCATACGATTCATTTTCTCGAAGGCGGCGAGGGAGATACAATTGTTTTGTTGCATGGCATCTTTGCCGAAAAAGACCACTGGGTAGATTTTGCGCGTTCGCTGACTGGCAAATACCACGTTATAATTCCTGACCTGCCCGCATTTGGCGAAAGCGATCGCAAAGCCGACGAGGTTTACGACTATGCCCACCAGACTGAGCGTCTTAAGAAATTGCTCGATGCCCTGAGACTGGAGCGAGTACATTTGGCCGGAAGTTCGATGGGTGGTACGATCGCTGCATTATTTGCAATTGGTAACCCTGAACAAGTTTTGAGCGTAGCTTTTATCGGGGCTCCGCACGGCATTCAAACAACAAAGTTGAGTCAAATGGATAGCCTTATCGCAGAGGGTAAAGCTCTACTCGTCGTCTCAACCTCTTCTGAATTTGAGGCAATGATGAAATTGCTTTTTGCCCAAAAACCCTTCCTGCCTTACCCAGTAATTTATGCTGCCGAACAAGGCGCTTTACGCAATTCAGAATCAAACATGCGCATCTGGCAAGAACAGCTACGTGACCGCTTTCTACTAGATAAGAAAATCAGCATGTTACAGCAACCATCGCTGGTACTCTGGGGAGAAAAAGACAGCATCTTCGATGTTTCGGGTGTTGAAACGCTACGCCAGAAAATGCCGCATGCACAGCTTACGATATTGGATGACCTGGGCCATCTACCAATGATGGAATCACCAGGAAAGGTGAGCGAATTATACACCAGATTCCTTTCGTCAGTGCCACAATAA
- a CDS encoding DMT family transporter, translating into MSSIKPYLSLIFFCLVTGTTFHVAKEALSHFSPSLAGALRFLLATFFLFLFVFVSNRKLLKVDRRTLTVFISLGIIGVFGFNFFFFIGMKKASPMNAAIVIAASPAIAIFLSYFMLNSKIKLQHYLGTLISFLGVVLVISDGSITALLNAFHGEGILFILIAATCWSFYSVGMKKYIPGVSTIQTTAFTALFGTVALIILTFINGDWNTEFKEIPNSAWLAILYMAGLSTFLGYLCWNYGIQAVGPDKAVIFGNLIPVVAMLTSWVLGEAPNAYDLGGAFLVIFGIFVVNAKLKRIRKEKAIGSEIQLQE; encoded by the coding sequence ATGTCATCTATCAAACCTTACCTTTCTCTAATATTCTTTTGCCTCGTAACCGGAACAACATTCCATGTAGCGAAGGAAGCTCTTTCTCATTTCTCCCCTAGTTTGGCAGGAGCACTTCGTTTTTTATTGGCAACCTTCTTCTTATTTTTGTTTGTCTTTGTTTCCAATAGAAAATTGTTAAAGGTGGATAGAAGGACTTTGACTGTGTTTATTTCGCTTGGTATTATTGGAGTATTTGGATTTAATTTTTTCTTTTTTATTGGAATGAAAAAAGCTTCTCCAATGAATGCAGCAATCGTGATTGCTGCAAGCCCTGCAATTGCTATTTTTCTCTCTTACTTTATGTTAAACTCAAAGATCAAGCTTCAACATTATCTAGGGACTTTGATCTCTTTCCTGGGTGTTGTACTTGTTATTTCTGATGGAAGTATTACTGCTCTTTTGAATGCATTTCATGGGGAGGGCATACTGTTTATTCTCATTGCAGCTACTTGCTGGAGTTTTTACTCCGTAGGAATGAAAAAATACATTCCTGGTGTTTCTACGATCCAAACAACCGCATTTACGGCTTTATTCGGAACAGTTGCTTTAATAATTTTAACTTTTATTAATGGAGATTGGAATACCGAATTTAAGGAGATTCCTAACTCGGCTTGGCTGGCAATCCTCTATATGGCCGGATTAAGTACCTTCTTGGGATATCTATGTTGGAATTACGGAATCCAGGCTGTAGGTCCAGATAAAGCGGTTATTTTCGGAAACCTGATACCTGTAGTCGCAATGTTGACTTCTTGGGTGTTAGGGGAAGCACCTAATGCATATGATCTTGGTGGGGCATTTCTTGTTATCTTCGGTATATTCGTAGTAAATGCAAAGTTGAAACGGATAAGGAAAGAAAAGGCTATAGGATCAGAGATTCAGTTACAAGAATAA
- a CDS encoding DUF1577 domain-containing protein gives MLEKTIGSQETDQRFCDILSDPSTIARIADSFLYMEELTVKGWSSDTKVMITKTFGDSGQISVRFQKGSPISLGEKIVLQRTLKHHIELNCRTVRRLNDFEFLMQAESISIAKTNRKEERLRVKNDSVFATNIVYHPERFELNRHISLNVIREALEIFKEELKHPKFGEIKIGLFQSGQESKFEIVRKTKKIFYIQNTSKPSSYTEVLPQFVQYSTYFGKNILSAIRSYKNESIISELILPILYDKNDKDSYPKAYLWVRSAQEPILAEDLSELYTLSERIINSIQNSDSIKATDRFDVLNISESGAKIRIHQKELLYNLYGKESLKFDLVFKGRPPIHMNAKICWRSVDRSGKLFLGLQFIYNQEQLASLRKLEYNLQSLRNRMNSGRGDVSVFKIYRSLRPKKRKF, from the coding sequence ATGTTGGAAAAGACAATAGGCAGTCAGGAAACTGATCAAAGATTTTGCGATATCCTCTCTGATCCTTCCACAATTGCACGAATTGCGGATTCTTTCCTGTATATGGAAGAGCTTACGGTGAAAGGATGGTCTTCAGATACTAAAGTAATGATCACAAAAACTTTCGGAGATTCCGGACAGATTTCTGTGCGCTTTCAGAAGGGATCTCCTATCTCTTTGGGCGAAAAGATTGTCCTACAAAGGACCCTGAAACATCATATAGAACTAAACTGTAGAACAGTCAGACGCCTTAACGACTTCGAATTTTTAATGCAAGCCGAATCGATTTCTATCGCTAAAACAAATCGAAAGGAAGAAAGACTTCGAGTTAAGAATGATTCCGTATTTGCAACGAACATAGTTTATCATCCTGAACGATTCGAATTAAACCGCCATATTTCTTTAAACGTCATTCGCGAAGCTTTAGAAATCTTTAAAGAGGAATTAAAACATCCTAAGTTCGGAGAGATCAAGATAGGACTCTTTCAATCCGGCCAGGAATCTAAATTTGAAATTGTTAGAAAAACGAAGAAGATCTTCTACATTCAAAATACGAGCAAACCTAGCTCTTACACTGAAGTCCTGCCTCAATTTGTGCAATACAGCACTTACTTCGGTAAAAATATTCTTTCTGCGATTAGAAGTTATAAAAATGAATCGATTATATCCGAACTTATACTTCCGATTTTATATGATAAAAATGATAAAGACTCGTATCCTAAAGCTTATCTTTGGGTGAGGAGCGCTCAAGAGCCTATCCTAGCAGAAGATCTTTCCGAACTCTATACCTTATCAGAAAGGATTATTAACTCGATCCAGAATTCAGATTCGATCAAAGCAACGGACCGGTTTGATGTATTGAATATTTCCGAGTCCGGCGCAAAGATAAGGATACACCAAAAGGAGTTATTATACAATCTTTACGGAAAAGAAAGTCTTAAGTTTGACCTAGTCTTCAAGGGCAGACCTCCCATTCATATGAATGCAAAGATCTGCTGGCGTTCGGTGGACAGAAGTGGGAAACTTTTCTTAGGACTACAATTCATTTATAACCAAGAGCAGCTCGCAAGTTTAAGAAAATTAGAATATAATCTCCAATCCTTACGTAATCGTATGAACTCCGGCAGAGGAGATGTTTCGGTTTTTAAAATTTACCGAAGCCTGCGACCTAAAAAAAGGAAATTTTAA
- a CDS encoding chemotaxis protein CheW has translation MADQEDKKQYLSFFLGTEIYGLPLEGCKEVDHNKRILKVPHSPDYIEGIVNLRGDLVTILNLRSLFGKDDISREGKHSLIRLKGKKETFAILSDSVSDIVEVPNKDLESCPSHLNEREARFIRNVTILKDKTMIILNREELLRLEDE, from the coding sequence ATGGCGGATCAAGAAGATAAGAAACAATATTTGTCGTTCTTCCTTGGAACAGAGATCTACGGACTTCCTTTAGAAGGATGTAAAGAAGTGGATCACAACAAAAGAATATTAAAAGTTCCTCATTCTCCTGATTACATAGAAGGGATCGTGAACTTACGAGGGGACCTTGTTACTATACTTAACTTAAGATCTCTCTTCGGAAAAGATGATATAAGCCGAGAAGGAAAACATTCCCTCATTCGGTTAAAAGGAAAGAAAGAAACTTTCGCCATTCTTTCAGATTCGGTTTCGGATATCGTAGAGGTGCCGAATAAGGATTTGGAGAGTTGTCCTTCTCATTTAAACGAGAGAGAAGCGAGATTCATACGAAACGTAACGATTTTAAAAGATAAAACAATGATAATATTAAATAGGGAAGAGCTACTACGTCTCGAAGACGAGTGA